The Macrobrachium nipponense isolate FS-2020 chromosome 13, ASM1510439v2, whole genome shotgun sequence genome has a window encoding:
- the LOC135225326 gene encoding uncharacterized protein LOC135225326: MRLCMEERSQTVIVALYFDDFFIFYNDTCHVEKLKTARCSNIPTKDLGEVSECLCMRVTRTAVSVKLDRRAYCEKLLSKFEMLDCASAKTPIESGLLLRKSKDCPKAIGGLLYLSICTRPDIAYAVNYLSQFNYSYGKDRWHAVLRISGYLKETMEFGINYSKSENDVAGFCDPSFANDLEGRKSESGYVFKLSNGPISWESRKQGVLKRST, translated from the coding sequence ATGCGTCTATGTATGGAAGAAAGGAGTCAAACTGTCATTGTTGCACTTTATTTTGacgattttttcatattttataatgaTACGTGCCATGTTGAAAAATTAAAGACTGCACGGTGTAGTAATATTCCTACCAAAGATTTGGGAGAAGTTTCAGAGTGTCTTTGTATGAGAGTAACGAGGACTGCAGTAAGTGTCAAGTTAGACCGAAGAGCCTATTGTGAAAAATTGTTATCCAAATTTGAAATGCTAGATTGTGCTAGTGCAAAGACTCCCATTGAAAGTGGTCTATTGTTACGTAAAAGTAAAGACTGTCCCAAAGCAATTGGTGGATTGTTGTACTTGTCAATATGTACTAGACCTGATATTGCTTATGCCGTGAATTATTTGAGTCAATTCAATTATAGTTATGGTAAGGATCGCTGGCACGCTGTTCTGAGGATTTCCGGATATCTGAAAGAAACTATGGAGTTTGGaattaattattcaaaatctgaaaatgacgTGGCAGGGTTTTGTGATCCATCTTTTGCAAATGACTTGGAAGGGAGAAAGTCTGAATCAGGATATGTTTTTAAACTCTCTAATGGTCCTATTAGTTGGGAGAGTAGAAAGCAGGGAGTACTGAAGCGGAGTACATAA